The Streptomyces vinaceus genome contains the following window.
TCGACACAGGCGGCGGCCGCGGGCGCGCCGCTGCGAGGTCCACTAGTAGGTGGGGTCGTTGCCAGGGGGTGGGGGCGTCGGTAGAACTGGACGAGTCGCCGGGCGGCACGGGTGATGCACCCCGCCGCCGACGAACCCCTCTCCACCGCGTGAGTGGCTCACGCATGCCCCTGGCGTGCGGCGACCGCCCTTGTCCCCGTCGGAAGGTTCCCTCCGTGTCGAAGTCCGTCATTCGCAGCATCGCCGCTTCCAAGAAGGCCCTGGCCGGCTCGATCGTCGCCCTGGGCGTCGCCGGCACCATGCTCGCCACGGTCCCCGCCCAGGCGGCTCCGACGAGCGCCAAGGCGATCGCCCAGCAGATGATCAAGGACCCGGCGCAGTTCGCGGCGTTCAACAACATCGTTTCCCGTGAGAGCGGCTGGAACCACACCGCGACGAACGCCTCCTCGGGCGCCTACGGCCTGGTCCAGGCCCTGCCGGCCTCGAAGATGGCCTCCGCCGGTGCCGACTGGAAGACCAACCCGGCCACCCAGATCAAGTGGGGCCTGGACTACATGAACTCCCGCTACGGCAGCCCCGTGGGCGCCTGGAACTTCT
Protein-coding sequences here:
- a CDS encoding transglycosylase SLT domain-containing protein, coding for MPLACGDRPCPRRKVPSVSKSVIRSIAASKKALAGSIVALGVAGTMLATVPAQAAPTSAKAIAQQMIKDPAQFAAFNNIVSRESGWNHTATNASSGAYGLVQALPASKMASAGADWKTNPATQIKWGLDYMNSRYGSPVGAWNFWQTHHWY